The following coding sequences lie in one Acaryochloris thomasi RCC1774 genomic window:
- the psbU gene encoding photosystem II complex extrinsic protein PsbU has protein sequence MNRQLVILGLALLTCLGLSFWLASGAIALGNQNLLMKGAMASGQSVTPAANVTEGSCVEGQTIDLNNANAVAFTDCPGFYPTLAKEIVTHGPYESVEDVLNIPGLNDQQRELLQKKLDLFSVSEARIPIAQRMPPRSMMR, from the coding sequence ATGAATAGACAATTAGTCATTTTGGGTTTAGCTTTGCTAACTTGTCTTGGACTATCGTTCTGGCTTGCTTCTGGTGCGATCGCTTTAGGAAATCAGAATCTATTGATGAAGGGTGCGATGGCCTCTGGGCAGTCTGTGACCCCTGCAGCCAATGTGACTGAAGGCTCATGCGTCGAAGGACAAACCATTGACTTGAATAATGCCAATGCGGTGGCGTTTACCGACTGCCCTGGATTTTATCCAACGCTGGCGAAAGAGATTGTCACCCACGGCCCCTACGAATCTGTTGAAGATGTCCTCAACATCCCAGGGCTAAACGACCAGCAGCGAGAGCTGTTACAGAAAAAGTTGGACTTGTTCTCTGTCTCTGAAGCCAGAATACCTATAGCTCAGCGGATGCCGCCCCGTTCCATGATGCGATGA